The following nucleotide sequence is from Pseudomonas putida S13.1.2.
TCGTCATGAGCTGGACGCCGAAACTGCTGGTGGCCGCTGGCTTGTCGGCACAGCAGGGCATCACCGGCGGGGTGCTGTTGAGTGTTGGCGGCATCCTCGGCGCGGCGCTGATCGGTGGCCTGGCTTCGCGCTGGCCACTCACCCGCGTGCTGGCGCTGTTCATGTTGATCACCGCGGCGCTGCTGGTGCTGTTCGTGGTCAATGGCGCGTCGGTCAGTGCCGCCTTGGCGCTGGGGTTGCTGATCGGGCTGTTCTCCAACGGCTGCGTGGCCGGCCTGTATGCCCTGTCGCCGGTGGTCTATGACGCCTCGGTGCGCGCTACCGGCGTGGGCTGGGGCATCGGCATCGGCCGCATGGGCGCAATCCTGTCGCCAACCGTGGCAGGCGTGTTGCTCGATGGCGGCTGGCAACCGCTGCACCTGTACGGGGTGTTTGCCAGCGTCTTCGTGCTTGCAGCGGCTTGCCTGCTGTTGCTGCGCCCAATGACCAAGCCGACGTCCGCCCAGCCCGCTGATGCACTGAGTCACTGAGCGCAACCCGGTCCGGCCGGGTATCTGAATGCAGTGTGCTGCCCTGGGCCAAGTTGGCCTGGGGCGGTCGGCTGCGCCTATTGAAAGCGGAGAACAATAATAATGATGCACACAACTTGCACGCTGGCCCGATCGGCCTTGGCGGTTTCGCTGGCGCTTGGCCTGGGTATGCCGGCTTGGGCCGAGGAGGGGGGCTTCTTTGAAGACGCCAAGGCCGGGCTGACTCTGCGCAACTATTACTTCAACCGAGATTTTCGCGACCCGGGGGCGGCCAAGAGCAAGGTTGAGGAGTGGGCCCAGGGCTTCATCTTCAAGTTCAGTTCTGGCTACACCCCGGGGTTGATCGGTGTTGGCCTGGACGGCATCGCCATGTTCGGCGTGAAGCTGGACAGCGGCCGCGGTACCAGCGGCTCCGAACTGCTGCCGGTGCACGATGACGGGCGTGCAGCCGACGACTACGGCAGGGCCGGGCTGGCGGCCAAGCTGCGTATTTCATCAACCGAGCTGAAGGTGGGTGAGCTGTTACCGGATATTCCGCTGCTGCGCTACGACGATGGCCGCCTGCTGCCGCAGACCTTCCGTGGCGCCATGCTCGACTCTCGGGAAATCGAGGGCCTGAGCCTGCAAGCCGGTCAGTACCGCGAGGTAAGCTTGCGCAACTCTTCCGACATGCAGGACCTTTCTGCCTGGGCCGCGCCCGGGGTCACCTCGGACGGCTTCAACTACGCCGGCGCCGAGTACCGCTTCAACCAGCAGCGCACCCTGATCGGCGCGTGGCATTCGCAGCTGGAGGACATCTACCAGCAAAGCTACTTCAACCTGCTGCACAGCCAGCGAGTGGGCGAGTGGACGCTGGGGGCCAACCTGGGTTACTTCATCGACCGGGATGACGGCCAGGCGCGCATCGGCGATATCCAGAGCCGCACGGGCTACGCCTTGCTCTCAGCTTCGCACAGTGGCCACACACTGTACCTGGGGTTGCAGAAAGTCAGTGGCGACAGCCAGTGGATGTCGGTGTACGGCAGTAGCGGGCGAACCTTGGGCAACGACATGTTCAACGGCAACTTCAGCAACGCCGACGAGCGCTCGTGGCAAGTGCGCTACGACTACAACTTTGCCGCGCTGGGTGTGCCGGGGCTATTGGCCATGGTGCGTTACGGGCATGGCG
It contains:
- a CDS encoding OprD family porin encodes the protein MMHTTCTLARSALAVSLALGLGMPAWAEEGGFFEDAKAGLTLRNYYFNRDFRDPGAAKSKVEEWAQGFIFKFSSGYTPGLIGVGLDGIAMFGVKLDSGRGTSGSELLPVHDDGRAADDYGRAGLAAKLRISSTELKVGELLPDIPLLRYDDGRLLPQTFRGAMLDSREIEGLSLQAGQYREVSLRNSSDMQDLSAWAAPGVTSDGFNYAGAEYRFNQQRTLIGAWHSQLEDIYQQSYFNLLHSQRVGEWTLGANLGYFIDRDDGQARIGDIQSRTGYALLSASHSGHTLYLGLQKVSGDSQWMSVYGSSGRTLGNDMFNGNFSNADERSWQVRYDYNFAALGVPGLLAMVRYGHGENATTAAGSNGKEWERDTEVNYTFQSGALKNLNIRLNNATNRRSFNSDFDQTRLIVSYPLTL